A window of Amycolatopsis australiensis contains these coding sequences:
- a CDS encoding SpoIIE family protein phosphatase — MVSRPAPASAALPPMTGDGAPPGFDAFGRAVLEDVRDAVFLQDADGVLRWVNPAGRALAGGAEPRLHPAAESVTSGHVEVAGHRHPARLRALPGGWHSWTVTAGEIPQRHVGDFLAEAGPRLAGARGRHGTARVIAELAASALADTAFVLLPTTRGRWEWWSSERPSAHGHGRIRRVPPQVAPVLAAAFAATGKPRAAPVPETEVATLPSIVADRFAGHADVTVVSLDPGGGAGVTGVLLLGRRGDPDFGAEQGRAVAEFAKAAGTALANAQRYARQEEATRGLETTLRPADPPELAGARFETWYEPAGGVLAVGGDFFDVLPHEDGSAFLVLGDICGKGAEAAALTGRVRHALTALAMVERDGRTLLRLLNELLIAGGSSRFATLVLGTARPVDEGVELTLASGGHPAPLIVRRAGVVEEVTVPGTLVGISPQARFAEAAARLEPGDVLVLYTDGITEARNRHDQTELFGDDRLRRVLAAAAGEPAREVVRQLRQAVRDWLGNSAHDDIAVLAVECSN; from the coding sequence ATGGTGTCACGTCCGGCCCCGGCGTCCGCGGCCCTGCCGCCGATGACCGGTGACGGCGCGCCGCCCGGCTTCGACGCCTTCGGGCGGGCCGTCCTCGAAGACGTGCGCGACGCGGTGTTCCTGCAGGACGCCGACGGGGTGCTGCGCTGGGTGAACCCGGCGGGACGGGCGCTGGCCGGCGGCGCCGAGCCGCGGCTGCACCCGGCCGCCGAGAGCGTGACGTCCGGGCACGTCGAGGTGGCGGGGCACCGGCACCCGGCCCGGCTCCGCGCGCTGCCCGGCGGCTGGCACTCCTGGACCGTCACCGCCGGCGAAATCCCGCAGCGGCACGTCGGCGACTTCCTGGCCGAGGCCGGTCCCCGGCTGGCCGGCGCGCGCGGCCGGCACGGCACCGCCCGCGTGATCGCCGAGCTGGCCGCGTCGGCGCTGGCCGACACCGCCTTCGTGCTGCTGCCCACCACGCGCGGCCGGTGGGAGTGGTGGAGCAGCGAGCGCCCGTCCGCGCACGGTCACGGCCGGATCCGGCGGGTGCCGCCGCAGGTCGCGCCGGTGCTCGCGGCGGCGTTCGCGGCCACCGGGAAGCCACGCGCCGCGCCGGTCCCCGAGACCGAGGTCGCCACCCTGCCCTCGATCGTCGCCGACCGGTTCGCCGGCCACGCCGACGTGACGGTGGTCTCACTGGACCCCGGCGGCGGCGCCGGGGTCACCGGCGTCCTGCTGCTGGGCCGTCGCGGCGACCCCGACTTCGGCGCCGAGCAGGGCCGCGCGGTGGCGGAGTTCGCCAAGGCGGCCGGGACGGCGCTGGCCAACGCCCAGCGGTACGCCCGCCAGGAGGAGGCCACCCGCGGCCTGGAGACCACGCTGCGCCCGGCCGACCCGCCGGAGCTGGCGGGCGCCCGGTTCGAAACGTGGTACGAGCCGGCGGGCGGGGTCCTCGCGGTCGGCGGCGACTTCTTCGACGTGCTCCCGCATGAAGACGGCAGCGCGTTCCTCGTCCTCGGCGACATCTGCGGCAAGGGCGCCGAGGCCGCGGCGCTGACCGGGCGGGTGCGCCACGCGCTGACCGCGCTCGCCATGGTCGAGCGCGACGGCCGGACGCTGCTGCGGCTGCTCAACGAGCTGCTCATCGCCGGCGGCAGCAGCCGCTTCGCCACGCTCGTGCTCGGCACGGCCCGGCCCGTCGACGAGGGTGTCGAGCTGACGCTCGCCTCCGGTGGTCACCCGGCGCCGCTGATCGTCCGGCGCGCGGGCGTGGTCGAGGAGGTCACCGTGCCGGGCACGCTGGTCGGCATCTCGCCGCAGGCCCGGTTCGCCGAGGCGGCGGCCCGGCTGGAGCCGGGCGACGTCCTGGTCCTCTACACCGACGGCATCACCGAGGCCCGCAACCGGCACGACCAGACGGAGCTGTTCGGCGACGACCGGCTGCGCCGGGTGCTGGCGGCCGCGGCGGGCGAGCCGGCCCGCGAGGTGGTGCGGCAGCTGCGCCAGGCCGTGCGCGACTGGCTGGGCAACTCGGCCCACGACGACATCGCCGTGCTCGCCGTGGAATGCTCGAATTGA
- a CDS encoding type 1 glutamine amidotransferase domain-containing protein, whose amino-acid sequence MANALQGRRVAILAADGVEQVELEKPREAVLEEGATVELVSLDTGEIQAMNGDIDKGDRFPVDRKVADVEVGDFDALLLPGGTMNPDNLRTNPDAVKFVGDFVRAGKPVGVICHGPWTLVEAGVVRGRRLTSYPSIRTDLRNAGAEVVDEEVVVDNGLVSSRNPDDLPAFCRTVVREFAG is encoded by the coding sequence ATGGCGAACGCACTGCAAGGGCGCCGGGTCGCGATCCTGGCCGCGGACGGCGTCGAACAGGTCGAGCTGGAGAAGCCGCGCGAGGCCGTCCTCGAGGAGGGCGCGACGGTGGAGCTGGTGTCGCTGGACACCGGCGAGATCCAGGCGATGAACGGCGACATCGACAAGGGTGACCGCTTCCCGGTCGACCGGAAGGTGGCCGACGTCGAGGTCGGCGACTTCGACGCGCTGCTGCTGCCCGGCGGCACGATGAATCCGGACAATCTGCGCACGAATCCCGACGCGGTCAAGTTCGTCGGCGATTTCGTGCGCGCCGGCAAGCCGGTCGGGGTGATCTGCCACGGTCCGTGGACGCTCGTCGAAGCGGGTGTCGTGCGTGGCAGGCGGCTGACGTCGTACCCGAGCATCCGGACCGACCTGCGCAACGCCGGCGCCGAGGTGGTCGACGAAGAGGTCGTGGTCGACAACGGCCTGGTGTCCAGCCGCAATCCGGACGACCTGCCGGCGTTCTGCCGCACGGTCGTGCGCGAGTTCGCGGGCTGA
- a CDS encoding helix-turn-helix domain-containing protein, protein MAQEVFSVEQVAAKLGLHVRTVRNYVRDGRLKAVRIGKQYRITAEDLEAFTGLPVSDPRPARSAAELSGVVEIGGVDRATADRIATLVMASVQGPRGDRHLRVETVHDKERSTMKIIVLGDLAAGADLLRLLASYAEGLP, encoded by the coding sequence ATGGCGCAGGAGGTGTTCTCGGTCGAGCAGGTGGCCGCGAAGCTGGGCCTGCACGTCCGGACGGTCCGCAACTACGTGCGCGACGGGCGGCTGAAGGCGGTCCGGATCGGCAAGCAGTACCGCATCACGGCCGAGGACCTCGAAGCGTTCACGGGGTTGCCGGTATCCGACCCGCGCCCGGCCCGGTCCGCGGCGGAGCTGTCGGGCGTGGTCGAGATCGGCGGCGTGGACCGCGCGACGGCGGACCGGATCGCCACGCTGGTGATGGCGTCGGTGCAGGGCCCGCGCGGCGACCGGCATCTGCGCGTGGAGACGGTCCACGACAAGGAGCGGTCGACGATGAAGATCATCGTGCTGGGCGACCTGGCAGCGGGCGCCGATCTCCTGCGGCTGCTGGCGAGCTACGCGGAGGGGCTTCCGTGA
- a CDS encoding sialidase family protein, which translates to MRTALLVSLLTLLTGFAAPAAADPAVPPGFRPASTSWTGPAAGYVLGYVPCANSWCPALLATADGGRHWRRLGAPPMALPDNHNHVALTVISDRVAYVSDGVHLLATRDSGVSWHPLGLLGAREPYYLAKVAEAGGRVFAVLTTFGDGRGSTLLYSAAAGVPVLAPVPGFAVTGGITYGDVATGGGVQVSLGADYGTERYWTSRDGVRFTPADPPCPPGTVASLAGVRDRQVVALCGSSPGSPQPGSTARSLRHAPSLGGVFSGGDAAPAAGITQGFAAASPSSATVAAEGGGSGFLHRTADGGRTWTTTVLSDRGLSLTDLDFPGGGTGVVVDGRPDADGGSAVYRTTDDGRTWREVRFGA; encoded by the coding sequence ATGAGAACCGCGCTGCTGGTCTCCCTCCTCACCCTCCTCACCGGCTTCGCCGCCCCCGCCGCCGCAGACCCCGCTGTCCCTCCCGGGTTCCGGCCCGCCTCCACGAGCTGGACCGGTCCCGCCGCCGGCTACGTCCTCGGCTACGTGCCCTGCGCGAACTCCTGGTGCCCCGCGCTGCTGGCCACCGCCGACGGTGGCCGCCACTGGCGGCGGCTCGGCGCGCCGCCGATGGCCCTGCCCGACAACCACAACCACGTCGCGCTCACCGTCATCAGCGATCGCGTCGCCTACGTCAGCGACGGCGTCCACCTCCTCGCCACGCGCGACAGCGGCGTCAGCTGGCACCCGCTCGGCCTGCTCGGTGCCCGCGAGCCGTACTACCTCGCGAAGGTCGCCGAAGCCGGGGGCCGGGTGTTCGCCGTCCTGACCACCTTCGGTGACGGCCGTGGCTCGACGCTGCTGTACTCGGCCGCCGCCGGGGTGCCGGTGCTCGCGCCCGTGCCCGGGTTCGCCGTCACCGGCGGCATCACCTACGGCGACGTCGCCACCGGGGGCGGGGTGCAGGTCTCGCTCGGCGCCGACTACGGCACCGAGCGGTACTGGACCTCGCGTGACGGCGTCCGCTTCACCCCCGCCGATCCGCCCTGCCCGCCCGGCACCGTCGCCTCGCTCGCCGGCGTCCGCGACCGGCAGGTCGTCGCGCTCTGCGGCAGCAGTCCCGGGTCACCGCAGCCCGGGTCGACCGCGCGGAGCCTGCGGCACGCGCCGTCGCTCGGCGGGGTGTTCAGCGGCGGTGACGCTGCTCCGGCCGCCGGGATCACGCAGGGCTTCGCCGCGGCCTCGCCGTCCTCGGCCACGGTCGCCGCCGAGGGGGGCGGCTCCGGGTTCCTGCACCGCACCGCCGACGGCGGGCGCACCTGGACCACGACCGTGCTGTCCGACCGCGGGCTCAGCCTCACCGATCTGGACTTTCCCGGCGGCGGCACCGGGGTGGTCGTCGACGGCAGGCCGGACGCCGACGGCGGCTCCGCCGTCTACCGCACGACCGATGACGGGCGCACCTGGCGGGAGGTCCGGTTCGGGGCGTAA
- a CDS encoding SAM-dependent methyltransferase, with the protein MTPGDLRSGTEGGSASLDFSKASLARLSDALLGGHDNYEADREAMRRLLAIAPGARAMAKEHRDWLVRAVRFLAGKRGIDQFLDLGSGMPTAENTHEVAQRYNPDAQVVYVDNDPLVQVHGRALLEENYLTHVTGADLTRPAETLADDVVKEYLDFTRPVALILTSIIHHIDDYERAKSIVGEYVAALAPGSYLLLTHHFDPEEDSPRQELARLLETSFQGTGLGSVHRTREQIAGFFEGTDLLRPGLVYLHEWWPDGPRLHPLSELNFLTLGGVGRKP; encoded by the coding sequence ATGACGCCTGGCGACCTGAGGTCCGGAACCGAGGGCGGCTCCGCGTCCCTCGATTTCTCCAAGGCGAGCCTGGCCCGGCTGTCCGACGCGCTGCTGGGCGGGCACGACAACTACGAAGCCGACCGCGAAGCGATGCGGCGGCTGCTGGCCATCGCGCCCGGGGCGCGCGCGATGGCGAAGGAGCACCGCGACTGGCTGGTCCGCGCGGTCCGGTTCCTCGCCGGGAAACGCGGCATCGACCAGTTCCTCGACCTCGGCTCCGGCATGCCGACCGCCGAGAACACCCACGAGGTGGCCCAGCGGTACAACCCGGACGCGCAGGTGGTGTACGTCGACAACGACCCGCTGGTGCAGGTGCACGGCCGGGCGCTGCTCGAAGAGAACTACCTGACCCACGTGACGGGCGCGGACCTGACCCGGCCGGCGGAGACGCTGGCCGACGACGTCGTCAAGGAGTACCTGGACTTCACCCGGCCGGTCGCGCTCATCCTGACGTCGATCATCCACCACATCGACGACTACGAGCGCGCGAAGTCGATCGTCGGGGAGTACGTGGCCGCGCTCGCGCCCGGGTCGTACCTGCTGCTCACGCACCACTTCGACCCGGAAGAGGACTCGCCGCGCCAGGAGCTGGCGCGGCTGCTGGAGACCAGCTTCCAGGGCACCGGCCTGGGCAGCGTCCACCGCACGCGGGAGCAGATCGCGGGGTTCTTCGAGGGGACGGATCTGCTCCGGCCGGGGCTGGTCTACCTGCACGAATGGTGGCCCGACGGCCCGCGGCTGCACCCGCTGAGCGAGCTGAACTTCCTGACACTGGGCGGAGTGGGCCGCAAGCCGTGA
- a CDS encoding aldo/keto reductase, with product MTSVPVIELNNGVRMPQLGYGVFQIPDDETATAVKAALDAGYRSIDTAALYGNEKGVGQAIAESGIARDELFVTTKLWNSAQGYDSALKAFDASMAKLGLEQLDLYLIHWPTPERDRYLDTWKAFEKLYADGRVRAIGVSNFQPAHLTRLMDASDVVPAVNQIELHPYLQQQEVREFDAKHGIATEAWSPLAKGGSLLGDPVVADLAVKHSRTPAQIVLRWHLQLGNVVIPKSVTPSRIEENFDLFDFTLSEEEMESLTPLDRGERTGPDPDTFNAA from the coding sequence GTGACCAGCGTGCCCGTGATCGAACTCAACAACGGCGTGCGGATGCCGCAACTCGGCTATGGCGTGTTCCAGATCCCGGACGACGAGACCGCCACCGCCGTGAAGGCCGCCCTCGACGCGGGCTACCGCAGCATCGACACCGCCGCCCTCTACGGCAACGAAAAGGGCGTCGGCCAGGCGATCGCCGAGTCCGGGATCGCCCGCGACGAGCTGTTCGTCACCACCAAGCTGTGGAACTCGGCGCAGGGCTACGACTCGGCGCTGAAGGCTTTCGACGCCAGCATGGCGAAGCTCGGCCTGGAGCAGCTGGACCTGTACCTGATCCACTGGCCGACCCCGGAGCGCGACCGCTACCTCGACACGTGGAAGGCGTTCGAGAAGCTGTACGCCGACGGCCGGGTCCGCGCGATCGGCGTGTCCAACTTCCAGCCCGCGCACCTCACCCGCCTGATGGACGCCTCGGACGTCGTCCCGGCGGTCAACCAGATCGAGCTGCACCCGTACCTGCAGCAGCAGGAGGTCCGGGAGTTCGACGCGAAGCACGGCATCGCGACGGAGGCGTGGAGCCCGCTGGCCAAGGGCGGCAGCCTCCTGGGCGACCCGGTGGTCGCGGACCTGGCGGTGAAGCACAGCCGCACGCCGGCGCAGATCGTGCTGCGCTGGCACCTGCAGCTGGGCAACGTCGTGATCCCGAAGTCGGTGACGCCGTCGCGGATCGAAGAGAACTTCGACCTCTTCGATTTCACTCTTTCGGAGGAGGAGATGGAGTCGCTGACGCCGCTCGACCGCGGCGAGCGCACCGGCCCGGACCCGGACACCTTCAACGCCGCCTGA
- a CDS encoding MFS transporter: MPAALLALAISAFGIGTTEFVIMGLLPEIADGFGVSIPSAGLLISGYALGVVVGAPLLTALASRVPRKTVLVALMGLFIAGNVLSAVAPGYGLLMTGRVVAALSHGAFFGVGSVVAAALVAPAKQAGAIALMFTGLTVANVLGVPAGTALGQAFGWRSTFWVVSALGVAGAIGILALVPHQEPAPGAGLRGELAVFRRPQVWLALAMTALGFAGVFASFTYIAPMMTEVAGFSGGAVTWLLVLFGGGLFVGNLLGGKAADRKLMPSLYVILAALAIVLVAFVFTAHAKVPAAITIALFGAAGFATVPPLQARVMAKAEGAPALASAANIAAFNLGNAGGAWLGGQAVDAGLGYTAPSWIGAVLAAAGLAVAVVSGLLDRRTPASFDAGERVLAR; encoded by the coding sequence ATGCCCGCCGCTCTGCTCGCACTGGCGATCAGCGCTTTCGGGATCGGCACCACCGAGTTCGTGATCATGGGCCTGCTGCCCGAGATCGCTGACGGCTTCGGTGTCTCGATCCCGTCCGCAGGCCTGCTCATCTCGGGCTACGCGCTCGGCGTCGTCGTCGGTGCTCCCCTGCTCACCGCGCTGGCCTCGCGGGTGCCGCGCAAGACCGTGCTGGTCGCCCTCATGGGCCTGTTCATCGCGGGCAACGTGCTCTCCGCGGTGGCCCCGGGTTACGGCCTGCTGATGACCGGCCGGGTCGTCGCGGCGCTCAGCCACGGCGCGTTCTTCGGCGTCGGCTCGGTCGTCGCCGCGGCCCTGGTCGCCCCGGCCAAGCAGGCCGGCGCGATCGCGCTCATGTTCACCGGCCTGACCGTGGCCAACGTGCTCGGCGTGCCCGCCGGCACCGCGCTCGGCCAGGCCTTCGGCTGGCGCTCGACGTTCTGGGTGGTCAGCGCGCTCGGCGTCGCGGGCGCGATCGGCATCCTCGCGCTCGTGCCGCACCAGGAGCCGGCCCCGGGCGCGGGCCTGCGCGGCGAGCTCGCCGTGTTCCGCCGCCCGCAGGTGTGGCTCGCGCTGGCCATGACGGCGCTGGGCTTCGCCGGCGTGTTCGCGTCCTTCACCTACATCGCCCCGATGATGACCGAGGTCGCGGGCTTCTCCGGCGGCGCCGTCACGTGGCTGCTCGTGCTGTTCGGCGGTGGCCTGTTCGTGGGCAACCTGCTCGGCGGGAAGGCCGCGGACCGCAAGCTCATGCCGAGCCTCTACGTCATCCTCGCCGCGCTCGCGATCGTGCTGGTGGCGTTCGTGTTCACCGCGCACGCGAAGGTGCCGGCGGCGATCACCATCGCGCTGTTCGGCGCCGCGGGTTTCGCGACCGTGCCGCCGCTGCAGGCGCGTGTCATGGCCAAGGCCGAGGGCGCGCCGGCGCTGGCGTCGGCAGCCAACATCGCCGCGTTCAACCTCGGCAACGCCGGCGGCGCGTGGCTCGGCGGCCAGGCCGTCGACGCCGGCCTCGGCTACACCGCCCCCAGCTGGATCGGCGCCGTGCTCGCCGCGGCGGGCCTCGCCGTGGCGGTCGTCTCCGGTCTGCTCGACCGCAGGACCCCGGCTAGTTTCGACGCCGGGGAACGGGTACTCGCCCGATGA
- a CDS encoding MarR family winged helix-turn-helix transcriptional regulator, translated as MSLDDDAVEARAQGWRTLAALHARIEDKLQRALERDHELSVSEYTVLDALARQDGFHLRMNQLANAVVLSQSATTRLVTRLEGRGLLARYLCADDRRGIYTEVTPAGQALLTAARPTHDTALAEALKEAEALPELAPLVAALGTLTFPAVPSA; from the coding sequence GTGTCACTGGACGACGACGCCGTCGAAGCCCGCGCTCAGGGCTGGCGCACGCTGGCCGCGTTGCACGCGCGGATCGAGGACAAGCTGCAGCGCGCGCTCGAACGCGACCACGAGCTGTCGGTGAGCGAGTACACCGTGCTCGACGCGCTGGCCCGCCAGGACGGCTTCCACCTGCGGATGAACCAGCTCGCCAACGCGGTGGTGCTCAGCCAGTCGGCGACCACCCGCCTGGTCACGCGGCTGGAGGGCCGCGGGCTGCTGGCCCGCTACCTCTGCGCGGACGACCGCCGCGGCATCTACACGGAGGTGACGCCGGCGGGCCAGGCGCTGCTCACCGCGGCACGGCCGACCCACGACACGGCGCTGGCGGAGGCGCTGAAGGAAGCGGAGGCGCTGCCGGAACTCGCGCCGCTCGTCGCCGCGCTCGGCACGTTGACGTTCCCAGCCGTGCCCTCGGCCTGA
- a CDS encoding ThuA domain-containing protein, which produces MSTSSAVLVFSKTTGYRHESIPAGIRAIRELGAANGFAVTATEDASVFTAESLAAYRVVVFLSTSGDVFDAAQRTAFESYVESGGGYAGIHAAAATEYGWPWYGELVGARFRSHPEIQAANVVTEDRTHPATAHLPEVWPRTDELYDFRTNPRGSVRVLQTVDESGYAGGEMGADHPITWCHPQGDGRAFYTGLGHPAESYADPAFRALLLGGIRYAATTPGQ; this is translated from the coding sequence ATGTCGACGTCCTCAGCGGTCCTGGTGTTCTCGAAAACCACGGGCTACCGGCACGAGTCGATCCCGGCCGGAATCCGGGCCATCCGGGAGCTGGGGGCGGCGAACGGCTTCGCTGTCACGGCGACGGAGGACGCGTCGGTGTTCACGGCCGAGTCGCTGGCCGCGTACCGGGTGGTGGTGTTCCTGTCGACGAGCGGTGACGTCTTCGACGCGGCGCAGCGGACGGCGTTCGAGTCCTATGTGGAGAGTGGTGGTGGCTACGCCGGCATCCACGCGGCCGCGGCCACGGAGTACGGCTGGCCCTGGTACGGCGAGCTGGTCGGGGCCCGGTTCAGGAGCCACCCGGAGATCCAGGCGGCGAACGTCGTGACGGAAGACCGGACGCACCCGGCCACCGCGCACCTGCCGGAAGTGTGGCCGCGCACCGACGAGCTGTACGACTTCCGCACCAACCCGCGGGGCAGCGTCCGGGTGCTGCAGACGGTGGACGAGTCCGGCTACGCCGGCGGCGAGATGGGCGCCGACCACCCGATCACGTGGTGCCACCCGCAGGGCGACGGCCGGGCGTTCTACACCGGGCTCGGCCACCCGGCGGAGTCCTACGCGGATCCGGCGTTCCGCGCGCTGTTGCTCGGCGGAATCCGTTACGCCGCAACGACACCGGGGCAGTGA
- the xylA gene encoding xylose isomerase, which translates to MSDYAPQPADKFTFGLWTVGWPANDPFGVATRPPLDPVETVHRLAELGAYGVTFHDDDLLVTEPDRDKAIERFKKALAETGLRVPMATTNLFAHPVFKDGGLTSNDRDIRRYALRKVRRNLDLAAELGAETYVVWGGREGAESDAAKDVRAALARYKEGLDLLADYVVEKGYSLRFALEPKPNEPRGDILLPTIGHALGFISQLARPEMFGLNPEVGHEQMAGLNFVHGIAQALWQGKLFHIDLNGQHGPKYDQDLIFGHGDVKSAFFLVDLLENGGYDGPRHFDYKPLRTEDPEDVWVSAAANMRTYLILKEKSAKFRSDPEVAEALAASRVPDLSTPTLAPGESFDDLLADEFDLDAAARRGYHFTRLNQLALEHLLGVR; encoded by the coding sequence ATGAGCGACTACGCTCCCCAGCCGGCCGACAAGTTCACCTTCGGCCTCTGGACCGTGGGCTGGCCGGCCAACGACCCGTTCGGGGTCGCGACGCGGCCGCCGCTCGACCCGGTGGAGACCGTCCACCGGCTCGCGGAGCTGGGCGCCTACGGCGTGACCTTCCACGACGACGACCTGCTCGTCACCGAGCCCGACCGCGACAAGGCGATCGAGCGGTTCAAGAAGGCGCTGGCCGAGACGGGGCTGCGCGTCCCGATGGCGACCACGAACCTGTTCGCCCATCCGGTGTTCAAGGACGGCGGCCTGACCAGCAACGACCGCGACATCCGGCGGTACGCGCTGCGGAAGGTGCGCCGCAACCTGGACCTGGCGGCCGAGCTGGGCGCGGAGACGTACGTCGTCTGGGGCGGCCGCGAAGGCGCCGAGTCCGACGCCGCCAAGGACGTCCGGGCGGCACTGGCCCGCTACAAGGAGGGCCTCGACCTCCTGGCCGACTACGTCGTCGAGAAGGGCTACTCGCTGCGGTTCGCCCTGGAGCCGAAGCCGAACGAGCCGCGCGGCGACATCCTGCTGCCGACGATCGGGCACGCGCTCGGCTTCATCTCCCAGCTCGCGCGGCCGGAGATGTTCGGGCTGAACCCGGAGGTCGGGCACGAGCAGATGGCCGGGCTCAACTTCGTGCACGGCATCGCGCAGGCGCTGTGGCAGGGCAAGCTGTTCCACATCGACCTCAACGGCCAGCACGGCCCGAAGTACGACCAGGACCTGATCTTCGGCCACGGCGACGTGAAGAGCGCGTTCTTCCTGGTCGACTTGCTGGAGAACGGCGGCTACGACGGCCCGCGGCACTTCGACTACAAGCCGCTGCGCACCGAGGACCCCGAGGACGTGTGGGTCTCGGCGGCGGCGAACATGCGGACGTACCTGATCCTCAAGGAGAAGTCGGCGAAGTTCCGTTCGGACCCGGAGGTCGCGGAGGCGCTGGCGGCGTCGCGGGTCCCGGACCTCTCGACGCCGACGCTGGCCCCGGGCGAGTCGTTCGACGACCTGCTCGCGGACGAGTTCGACCTCGACGCGGCGGCCCGGCGCGGGTACCACTTCACCCGGCTCAACCAGCTGGCGCTGGAGCACCTGCTCGGCGTCCGCTGA
- a CDS encoding ROK family transcriptional regulator, whose amino-acid sequence MTQAVRHDVMRARNLEVVLGAVSRGGPLTRAALAEVTGLTKSTVSKLVGDLVDAGLLAETGPARVGERGRPGVEVVLSGARVASLGLEINVDYLAARVLDLTGGVRFAARRERDNRGSRPKKVLTELQALATEALAETHRVGLEVAGAVLAVSGPVGDGVLFSAPNLGWHDVRPAELLRLPVPVELDNEANLAALGEFWYGGGERDFLYVSGEIGIGAGLVVNGTLFSGATGLAGELGHVVVAPQGPVCRCGGHGCLETFAGQEALLAAGGVPALPDLVTALERGDAAALAACKAAGQALGVALTSAVNLLDLDRIVLGGVFTQLYPWLSGPVAEVLNARLGLLRGAPPVLTASRLGGDAATLGAAGRVVHRVLADPASFVTRAQEA is encoded by the coding sequence ATGACGCAGGCCGTGCGGCACGACGTGATGCGCGCCCGCAACCTCGAGGTCGTGCTGGGTGCCGTCAGCCGCGGCGGCCCGCTGACCCGCGCCGCGCTCGCCGAAGTCACCGGGCTGACGAAGTCCACGGTGAGCAAGCTCGTCGGCGACCTGGTGGACGCGGGACTGCTCGCCGAGACCGGGCCGGCGCGCGTCGGCGAGCGGGGGCGGCCGGGGGTGGAGGTCGTGCTCAGCGGCGCGCGGGTGGCGTCGCTGGGGCTGGAGATCAACGTCGACTACCTCGCCGCCCGCGTGCTCGACCTCACCGGCGGCGTCCGGTTCGCCGCGCGCCGCGAACGCGACAACCGCGGTTCACGGCCGAAGAAGGTGCTGACCGAGCTGCAGGCGCTGGCGACCGAGGCCCTCGCCGAGACCCACCGGGTCGGGCTGGAGGTGGCGGGCGCGGTGCTCGCGGTGTCCGGCCCGGTCGGCGACGGCGTCCTGTTCAGCGCCCCCAACCTCGGCTGGCACGACGTCCGCCCGGCCGAACTGCTCCGCCTGCCCGTCCCGGTCGAGCTGGACAACGAGGCGAACCTCGCGGCGCTGGGCGAATTCTGGTACGGCGGCGGCGAGCGCGACTTCCTCTACGTCTCCGGCGAAATCGGCATCGGCGCGGGCCTGGTCGTGAACGGGACGCTGTTCTCCGGCGCGACCGGGCTGGCCGGCGAGCTGGGCCACGTCGTCGTGGCGCCGCAGGGCCCGGTGTGCCGGTGCGGTGGCCACGGCTGCCTGGAAACCTTTGCCGGACAGGAAGCCCTGCTGGCCGCGGGCGGAGTCCCGGCGCTGCCCGACTTGGTGACGGCGCTGGAGCGCGGTGACGCGGCGGCCCTGGCGGCGTGCAAGGCGGCGGGGCAGGCCCTCGGCGTCGCGCTGACGTCGGCGGTGAACCTGCTGGACCTCGACCGCATCGTGCTGGGCGGGGTGTTCACGCAGCTGTACCCGTGGCTGTCCGGGCCGGTGGCCGAAGTGCTGAACGCGCGGCTGGGCCTGCTCCGCGGTGCGCCCCCGGTGCTGACGGCGTCCCGCCTCGGCGGCGACGCGGCGACCCTGGGCGCGGCGGGCCGGGTGGTGCACCGCGTGCTGGCCGACCCGGCATCGTTCGTCACCCGGGCCCAGGAAGCCTGA